The sequence CAGCCAGTTATAGCAGTAGCTGATATCGCAGTCCAGCCGCACCAGCACCGGACAGTCGTAGACCTCCTTGATGTGGTGGTAGGGCAGCAGGGCGACCGCAAAGCCCAAATCGTCCCGCAGGGCCATGTTCGGATCGTGCAGGTACTCATCCCAACTCGTCTGCTTGCCCGTCACCGAGATCGGATAAACAACCCACTTCTCAGCGTACATGCCCAACGCCAGCCCGATCTGCCGCAGATTGCTCAGGCACGCCGATTGCCCCGCGCTCGCCCGGGCCTCGCTCAACGCCGGCAGCAGCAAGGCGGCCAGAATGGCGATGATCGCCACCACCACGAGAAGTTCAATCAGGGTGAAACCCATTTGCCGACTGATGGTCGTCACGTTCTTGCCTCCCGACGCATCCTTGGCTATCCTCTCTTACCATCGATACCGTAACGGATTTCGCGAATATTCGAACAGGATGGTCTCGATGCGGATCGAACGGATGACGCACGCCGGATTAGATGGCTTTCCGGAGGTCCTGCGGGTTGATTACCGCAGCCCGAAGGACGGGTACGCCGACTGGACCCTCGTCCGACCGTCCGAGCGGGCCGAGCTGTGGGTCGTCTGCCTCCACGGCCATGGGTCGCACGGCGATCAGCTCTACACCCGGCCCGACATCCGCGACTGGTGGCTAAGCCGGTTTCTCCAACACCGTGTCGGCATCCTCACCCCCAACCTCCGCGACAACGCCTGGATGGGCCCAGCCGCCGCTGCCGATCTGCACGAACTGCTGGCCTGGACCCGCAACCAGTATCGCGTCAAACGGTTCCTCTTCTTCAGCGGCTCGATGGGCGGAACCG is a genomic window of Phycisphaerae bacterium containing:
- a CDS encoding DUF1559 domain-containing protein, which produces MTTISRQMGFTLIELLVVVAIIAILAALLLPALSEARASAGQSACLSNLRQIGLALGMYAEKWVVYPISVTGKQTSWDEYLHDPNMALRDDLGFAVALLPYHHIKEVYDCPVLVRLDCDISYCYNWLAGNDGVAYMGGERNVLRPDQVLYTDRFVLLNDQPIKTTSGNGMYRDIDPSDEWGGADWDPNGRGALWYYQNAAAKGPHRDGHDILFGDGHARWFVDWQPGQMTRNPED